CTACCATTGGTCCTATGTCGCATGTTGTCACAACTCACTCTGGATGACGGATTTACCACTGACGAATTCCGGCATGAATCAAGGCGTTGCAGGCGTTGCATACAATCGCAACCCCCTCTCCAAATGCACGCGAGGCCTAGAACCAATTTATCGTCAGGATTCATGCATGTCTCTCAACACAACTCTTGCAAGCCGGCTATCGCTGCTACTCGCACGATTCACAAAGCTATAACAACGATGCATCGATAGACACTATCCAAGTCCAGGGTACCTCTCGCACTCATCTCCAGCCTACTAGCTCGACCCACAAGATTTTGTACATCTGTAACAAGTTGACGTCGTGTGGTAACTCTAGGTATTGAACACAGTCAGATCTGAACATGAATTTGGTGAGTCCTCTCCTTATTCTCCCCACAGCATCCCTCTCGTCTCCCTATTCCGACCTGGTGCAGGTTCAAAAGCCTCAAAACACGCGTATCATGTCGTGCATCTCTGCGTCTGCGTCTCCTCGCCCCCGTCCCGGTCCCGGCGTACGGATGTCAAGCATATACTACTTCACGACCCGTAGAAGAGGAGTCGAGAACAACGTTCCCCATTAATCCCATCCACTACGAAACATTTTGAGATTTGGACGCTGTCTTACCTATGTCATCAGCAAGCCTCTTTTCGTCCATCTGCAGCAAAGACAAGGCCAGGAGTCCGAGAGtaagggagggggaggggcagCCTGGCAGGCCTCGTGTCAAGCATCGGGGCACACGGTGGACTGCTTGATAACGTAAACAAGGACACAGACGAAGACCCCCAACCCATCGAAAAGGCTGTCAATCGCAGCTCTTGACCTTACAGTTCGAGCTTGTGCTCCCTGATTGGGTGGTTTAGCGTTCGATCTCACCCATCTATCCATCCACCCATCTGCCACATCTCAAAGCTCGAACTCCTGCTTGGAGTAGTGGCTGGCAGCAGCCAGTCTTGGTTTTTCTCGGTAACCAGTCATCGATAGATGGGCAGTCCGACCTCTTGCCTCCGAATGTCCGGACATCTTCGATCCGGAAACTTTGGCCCTGCGGGGTTTTTACGTGCCCTCAGAACATCACCTGCCTCGTTGCCCCCGTTGAGTGTGGGGTGCTCGATTATCTTAGCTTGGCCTACTAGCCATCCTAATCTAGCCAAGTCTCGAACCGTTCAATGAACTAGTAGGGATGGAGGGGTGTAGGGTTCGACTGATGATGGTGGGTGTGAGATCTCATTCTTTCAAGGCAACCACCACGACAACCACCGAAAACTAGTCGCACGTACTCTGTCTCACGAGGCTAGTCGTCCCAGCCAGCCCGATGTGAGTCAAGAGAGGCGCATCTGACGAAGCAGCCAAATACCACCGGAGAGCACATGGACGATGTTCAAAACTTGAGATGAGCAGGACAACACCACCACTGCCCCAAAGAGTCACAACAATCGACCGGGAACCGTAATCATTCCTCAGTTCGTCGTCTTCGGGCGAGCATCGCGGCAAACGACGGCCAAATCAGAGCCGCGTGCTCGTCTGGGCTTTTAACCACCCCTCCAAAATCTCCACACCCACCAGCCTCACCAAGGACGTCATGTAAGACAATATCACACACCACTCTACCGTGGTAACGAGGCGCATGAACATGGCACAGCCTCTCACCAACATTGAATATTCGATTTCCGGAAGGAACTGAAAGAGTCCCTTGAGGCCAGGTCAGGCCTTTCCGGCCGGAGAATTAGTGAACAAGGTAGGCATTCGCATACCTTGGCCCTGCCGTGTAACCGGGGGTCATATCGTGGGGTCCGTACTGATGAGAAGCCACACACACGTACACACACGTACAGTATCGCATGTCAGATATCGCGGGTTTCCCGGAAACCGTTTATTGGGGGCCAACACCATGGCGGGATACGAGACTGCGCGTCAAATTACCATGCTGTGTAACGAATGCCACCAACCTTCCcttccctcccctcccccctgGCACACATGCTGTGCTTGCTGCTCGTTTCTTCTTCCTGGCGAGTCCCCCCGGATCCAACTAGTCGATCCCCCAGTTCGTCAGGATGCAGGGACGTTGTATTCCCATTGGCTCGGGAAacctttctttttataaattgtGTTGAAGAAAGATATGCAGCTGCCCGACATCACACATCGCATCACAAACTACTGATAGTTAGTGGAGTAGACCTCACAAGCCTCGGTTCTTCTTTCCTTGGGGGGCGCCTTGGTTTATTGTGGAAATTTGCTTTCTTTTCTTCAGTCTATGGAAAGCTGTCTCTTGGTCTGAGTGGAAAAGAAGATGGGATAATGGTAGAGACCAACAGTCTAATGCCTTGCCgccctctctctctgtgtGTCTTCCTGATTTCCCATGTCTCGCAATGCATCGAATAAAATGCCTCCGACGAAGATCAAAGCTGCCTGCCCTGTTGCCCGCCGCGCGATGTACCTCTTCCGACTACCTCTCTTTCGTTTCTGAAATTGAGGAGAAGGAAGAAAAGAAATCACAAAGACCAACCCTTTGCCCTCGCCATTTTTGGGGGGTTTTTTGATAAGGAAAATGAAAAAAGAGACCAATAGTCGAGAAAAATCCAGGGAGGAAAAACTGTCTCCCTGAAGCAGATGACCAAACCACCTATTCCTGCTCTCCATGCCGAATGGTTTCCATGCCGTTGATGATTATACTCTTGACACGCACTTCTGTGCTGTGGTCCCATTTCCCGTATGCGATCGTTCGTGTATTCATCGTAAAGAGGAAAGAACAACAAAACTTTTCCCGTTCCAAAGTCCTTTTGGGTCGGTGATTTTTGTTTTCCGGAAAAGAGGCGTAAGGAAAATGAAGAAAGGGTGGATGATTAACCCTCTTCGTTTCCGCCTTCCAGGAAAGGAGACATAAGAAAGCCACCCAAGCCAGAGTCCCGTTTCTCCTCTGGCAAACCAATGTGTTGCAAATTCATAATTCGTGATATTCGTGGCTGCCGTGGATCTAGTCCGTGGGGTGCTCCAGGAGGGAGAAGGTGACGTGAGGCGCCTTGATATCCTTCGCGGGGAAGGTGTTCATGCGCACGGTCTGGGGTCGGCGCGCCTCGTTAGCAGGGCGGTGCCAGTCGGAGACCTTCTCGGTCATCTGGCGCTCGAAGCGGTAGCGGACGAGGTCCTGGCCACCAGGGGGCGTGGTCAGACTCATGGCTCGCTTGGGACGAGGAGTCAGACGGATGTCATCGTTGGTATCACCATCGGCTCTGCTGCCCCAGGAGGTCTGTTGCCAAGATGTTAACAAAATCGATATCATATAATGTGGTTCAAGTAGCTACTTACCATCTTGAGGGTAGACAAGGCGTAAAGCTTGATGATTCCATGGGCCCATCCAAAGAGGATAGAGACGGGCAGGAAGAGAATATCGCTAGGGTTGCGACGGAATAGGTTCACGAGCTTGACGACCTTGGTGAAGCCGAACACGAAGATGATCTGAGCCCAGAGGGCCTGGTGGCGGTACTCAGCGTCCCAGTCGGCAGTACCCTTCCACAAAGCAAAGATGATGAGGGGGTCGAAGAGGAACGCCAAGGAAGTGAAGGTTGCAATATGGAGAGCATAAGTGCACCAGGGCTGCTGACTGTAGTCGCTATGGGTTAGTACATCATGCCAGGCAATAGGAGGAATCCCAGATGGGTGTGCTTCTACTTACGTGAGAACGTATCTCTCGCGGACAAGACTGGTCCAGTTGCTACGCCAATTGCTGCGAGCCCAGCGGGAGCACTGGTAGAGGAACTTGGTGCTGTTCTCCAGAGTGGTCTCGAGCTCACACTCCTTCTCGTACTGGATCCAAGTCTTCCACTGGTGGCTGACGAGCCAGCGAGTGACAAAgttgtcgtcgtcggcgTTCAGGATATACTTGCCCCATTTCTCGGTCTTGAAGCCCTCAAGGAAGTCGTGGCTGGACAGAATCTCAGATCGGTAGGCACCAGTTCGGCCAGACATGCAGGAAGTACCGCCGTCGAGGTTGTGGGTGGCCGAGATCTCGAAGTTGCGTCTCTCAATGTAGGCAGCGCCGAGCCAGTTGAAGATGCGAGTGGATAGCGGGCCATCCCAGACGCGCTTAACTCTCTGGCAAGTACCGACACCGCCAATCTTGGGGTCTTCGAAGGGAGCAAGAATCCAGGGCATCATGGTAGAAGGCCAAGTGACATCATCGTCAGCCATGATGGTGAGCTTGGTAGTCACCTTGGGCAGAGCCTCGCAGACCTGAAGACGCTTGTTGGCAATGGGGGTAGAGTAGACCTGCACATTAGGGTGAGGAAGGCTGCGAGCAAGCTTCTCAAGAGAGGCATGCTTCTCGCTGGTAGTAACGAGCATCAGAACGCGAGGGTTGCAGGCGATGATGCTGAGCAGAGAAGGGCGAAGCTCCTCGAAGACATTGTGAATGGTGGGGATGATGACGGTAACATCGTCAGCCGTGAAGGTAGGGTTGGCGGGAATCGGCTTGGACTTGTAAACCCAGTGGCTGACACAGTTGACAAGGAGGCGGGTGTAACGATGCAGCCTGCCAAGGATGGTTAGATACACAAGATGTCGAAAATTAAAAAGGCAAGGCAGATGTTTGCTGCGCTACTAGCAGCAGCAATGGAGGGTAATGTTTTTTTTTCGCAGAAAGTAGTGACTTACCAAAGGGCGATGAACAGGTACATCCAGGCGGTAGGAGACCAACCGAAGCCAAGGTTGGGCAAGAAGAGATTCATGATGTCTGCCATCGTGAATTGCTTCCTGCGGTTGGGAAGTGCGCGTGCGTGATTCTGAGGTAATTCAGAGAAGGTCGTGAAGAGGTTTTTGACAGAGATGGGAAAGGGAACCCAACAAAGCCGCAATGGGAGGGATTGCGCGCGTGGTTGTTGGTTGGTTGtggagggcgaggaggatgAGAAGAAGGATGTGGGAGAAGGAGTTGGGTTTTGTGCCTTCTGGTCCAGAGAAATTCTCGAATAGTCAGGAGGTGGCAGGAGGTCCAGGCCTTGAGCGTGCCTTCCTTCTCAGAATGTCGTCTTGGTGAATTTGAACAAGTCCCGTGACTTCTTCTTTGATTTGCCCTTTGGTGAATATGTTTGCTGCGTATTCAGATGAAATGGTCCACTATTTTGTTTTCTGACCGAGGTGTGAGGTGTTCTGCTGAAGGTGAGGCAACCTGAGAACTTTCCAACAGTTTCGAACTGGTACCCAAGGTGATGTGAATGCGAAAAATCTAGATGGTATCCCCAATCTGCTCTGCTTCCTACGAGGTATCACGCTCGTGGGTCTAGAGTAGCGTGTGGTGATGACTGTCGAGAGAGTCCCGGATGATGAGTTCTTGCTCGATCTATGTGTTGTCGTCGTGCAACTTCCGAAGCCAAGTGCTGCTCTCGCTCTATCTTCAAGTCTCTTCTGCCTTTCTGTCTAGAAGGACCCTAATGATCGAGGTAGTAGATCGGACAAGCAGAGCGCTTTGTCTGTGTCCGTCGTTGGGGGTGGTATCAAAGAATGACACGGGCAAGACGGAATGACCAACACCCAAGCCGCGTGTATGGGATGCCGGTGGCAGTGGGGGAGGATTTCGAGAAGGGGTCAAACAAAGTATTATACAGAGATGAAAGATGGCAATGGAAACTCAAACCATTGCGCGGACCAATTGGTCTTTTAAAAAACAACAATGACCCGGGGGAGAAGAAGTGGTGATGAGGTCGTCCGAGGAGAGTAGGTCGTCCTGGGGCGAGGGACAAGGATATATACGTAGCCAGATGTGGTGGAGGGTTGGCAGGCATGCATGGGTTGTTTAGTTTAGAGATGCGCCCATGCATGGAGACGGTAATGGTGGCTCCATCCAAACAAGGCAAAAAAAGTACTCGAGATGTACGGAGTATGGATGCATGTGTCTAATGTGTGGTAATGGATTATGGATGTACGGACTTGTCGACTGGACTTGTCTAAGATTGTGGTGCAAGACGGCAAGACGATGGGTCTTGAAGGTACTTCGTCTAGACTGGCACCTACTCGCGGCCTGTTTTCTTAGCTACACCACACTCACCActggctctctctctctcgcgcTCACATAGATAGACATGCATCACGTTCGTCTGTAAGGGTATTGGGGCAGAGACGAGGGGCAGACGAGGGGAGGGGTGCGCGGCGGTTGTATCGGGGTTGGGGagacgaagaagaaggggAGGGGTGAGCATGTTGGTGGATGGGGGTGCGAAGGGCGTGTGCAGATGTGCCAGTTGcagaaaggaaaaaaaaaaacagagagagtgagagagagagagagagagagagagagaaaggcaGAGGAGGCGTGCAAATCGACCATCTCTTCTCCCACCCAGTCCATACATGGCCAGGGTTCCCAGAGTACGAAGCAGGTACTTGGGCGTACTTGGAGCGGAAGAGTCCACAACCGCACCCCAAGTACCTTTTTCCTtcccctcctctctctcactcaccCACTCACTCGCTCACTCCCGTcttcctctctctcactGAGTGAGTGCGCGCGTCTGTGTGTgtgcctctctctctctctgcctCTGCCATCTGGGGCTGCCACCACCCTGCTTGCCTCCCAGCTGCgtctgccgccgccgctactGCTGCAACTACGTCTTcgcctgctgctgctgctattGCTGTTACGGCCTCTTGTCTCCAACACTGGCTGGATTGACGACCTGCTAGGCATGGGCTGGGGCCCTTGTGGGTACAGGTCCAAAATGGGGCCCAGAGGCTGGCTTTTGTGGCACCGTGTTGGGACGACGCTTCTTTAGCAAGCATCCAGATAGCCTGCAGTGGGCAGGCAATCGTCTTGCCATGGACACATCGCACCGATTGGCATCAGCACTTGCGAAGAGTAGTGCTGCGATATGTCCTCGCACTACATCGTTTCCCATCGCACCTCAACGGCCGTCCTTCGGCGCGCATGCGACGGAGAAGTGTCAAGAAACGGGAAACGTGAATCGGGGCCATAACCTGGCATCATGTcctgcctgcctgcctgcctACCCTGCCCTGCTCGCTCTCCTCGTCTTACTTCCTTGTTGATGTCTGTCTGACCTGCAACCACAGTCAGGTAGTTTCAAGAATGGAGGCGACTGCTGGAGTCAACCAAGGAACACGAGCCATCGTAATCCTCGAGGACTCTCGAACCTCGACCCTTGAAGCGAAACAACACGATAGGCATGGTAATAGTAAGAGGCGGCTGGAGTTGAGGGTACTGAGCCACTGGCTGGTCCCTGCCCTCTCCtcttcccctcccctcctcttcTTGGCCCCATCACGCTATGAATGGCGACTGGGGAAACGCGAATCACAGGGCGGAGGCGATCTGGTGGGGAGGGGAGCGAAACGACGGCAGCCTGTGGAGGCTGTATGAGGGCATGGCTTGAAGAAACCGAGAGGGGGACGAGGAATGTGAGAGGCGACAAGAAGCGACAAGACTCACAAGAGAGGTTagcatttttattttttattttttttattcttctATCTTTTCGGAATGGGTACTCTGTAGTACTGCTACTGTATAGTAAGACTGGCAAGCCGCAAGAGTCTAGTGTAGCGCGCGAATAACGCCATACCCTGCGCACTAGGGAGGGTCTGCTTGCCTTGGTTGGTTGCCGTACTCCATTCTCCATGGTTGAGCGGCTAGTTGATGTGGAAAATGGCAGCACGGCGAGATTTGGAGATCCACTGTTTTGGTGGGCAGATTCCATCATTCGTTTGAGTACGACCGGGCATCTGCACATCCAGAGACAAAAGGTGGAGAGCTTCTGGAGGAGCTGCTGGCGACAAGGACCAGGAACAGAGCCCTTCCGTCAATGGCCTCGATTCCTGACCTGAAAAGTTGCAGCAGACCGAGGGTAATGACCAGGGCCTGGCGGAACAACTTTAGGCGAGGTCGAATCAACGGCCCGGTAATGAGATGGTTCGACGCCCTGAGAAAGCTGGGGGGAAATCATGGCAAGAGATAGGTAGGCAAGGTACCTTGGAGACAAGAGGATAGAATTCGAAATAACCGACCCGGTCTGCTCATCAGCAGCAACCTGGCGTCTGGGGACAGTGTTAGCAATATCCCGTAGGCCGTAGGAAACAGTAACCTCATGGGCAGAGCAACTTAGCCGCAGACAGACTCTTGCAATGCCCGGGAGGGGTAAAATCCTGAAAAATTGGAGAAAAGCAGCCTCCAGTCGCTAGGCGTGAGAAAACCATCGGCTCGCCATCTGCTATGTACGCACTGACAAAACCCCGGCATGGCCTGGGCCGTTGTAGAGTCTCCATTTTTCGCATCTGACAAACGGACGGCCGGCGTGGAGTCTCACTGAGCGGATGAACAAGCATTCGTGCTGCTTATTATGGATACCCGTCCCTTCTCTGGCCCATAATGAAGCAGAGACCGGACCAGACTTGGACGAGCGTACGAGGCCAGACAAGAGTTAAATCCGGCTCTGCCTGCTACGGCTTCTGTGTCTTGACCTTGCCTCTGCCGCGTACTGGGGCTCTCGAATGGTACCGAGGACATTATCTCTCGGACCTGCAGGTTCCTCAACTGATCCTTTGAGATATCCGTATATTGCTCGTCTTTGTCACTCTTCAGTCCGTCTGAATCCCTTGTTCCTTCCCCCACCTGTCGGTTGGTGGTCAGGAAGCGAGGTTGAGGGTGCATACGTCTGTGTACGAATAGGCGTACGGCAGGCTGGGTAACGCCAGGGCTGCTTGAGTGCTGCTTTTCGAAAACATACAATGTAGAGTCTGACTCTTGATGGAGGGCCATTGTCGCTCTGAAGATTCTGATATCTGATGGATGATGCAGCCAGGACCGTGACAGACGCAGTGCCGTCGCTTTTGCACTCACATTCTTCAGTCTGACCTGCCACATTGCGATGACCGGACCGACAGGGTTGACGTTCCATGATGCTCCTGATCCTTGCCTGACTTGGCCGGGGCGGATGCTGTTTTCGTGATGATAACGGCCCCGGGGTTCGTCCTCGCAAAGAGGCGCGAATATTTCCCGTAGCTTGTAGATCGCTTGGCTTGGGGTTGAATGAATTGACCAGACAGAACGTGCGCAGGCTGGGCCGAACAAGCGGAAGGGCCACTGGCCCCCATGCTGCGTTGTCCTATGCTCCTATGTGTACACAGTACTGAGCTGCGGAGTGCGTGCTGGGGTGGTGGAGATTTGGCGGATAGTATCCATCAATCATCAGCAAGCCAGTCGGTCTCCCGTCTCTTCTTGGTGGCCGACGGGAGTAGGGAGTCGAAGGCTAGGAACCCATTCTTTGCCATAGACCGGACCGGATGGGATGCACTGATACTAGATTGGCACACCCACCGCGACCACTTCCGTGCCGGCCGAACAGAAGAGCGTAGCCAAAGCGTTCTGCGTGAAAGAACATGTGCACAGTAGCATATGACATTTGTTGCAGGACATAGGAGGAAAGGCAGCAACCCATGCTAACAGGTCGTATGCGGCGCAGAATCCAGCTCGTGCCGGCCGCTATCTCGGGGTCCTCGACATCCAAAGTCTCTCTAGAGTCTAGTggcaggcaggcaggcaggcaggcaggcCACATCAGGCCGGACCGTCCTGCTGCAAGCCATGAATCCATGAACTTGATTCTGACCCTAGAATCGAGAAGAAAAAAATGCGAATTACTTGCAGTTGTGTGAGACATTGATCAGTCCATCCTTCAAAAGTTCGGGCCTGACATCAGAAAGCACTCGCATGGTGGTATGTAGGAGACGACAAGGACGAGGCAGCATGTGGATGGACAAATTAGGTGTGGTGTGCGAGAACAGCATGGAGATGCTTTATGTCTGACTGTCGTGATCTCGATTGAACACGAGCCGAAGAAGACGAGACGAAGACTAGCCGCATCAGGACGGGAGGACGTCGTGCCTGTTTTCTAGAGAAGATGGGTATCCGTAATCGCATGCTCTTTGGGATGGTATGGCGTGGGCCCCAAGTTGCCTCGCAGAAAGACATGAGGGCAGACGGGCGACGGGGGCTGGAGGTGGCAGCCGGATCGGCCGTTCGGCAACGGCTGCCACATTCGGGTGCCCTGTTTGGTGAAGCCGTTGAGGATTGTGCGGGTGCAGTGCAGCTCGTCAATGCCTAGCATCAGCCATGATCAGATCCCGAGTCTGTCAATCTGTTCAATAAACCTGAGGGGGTGTTTGCTAGTCAAGCAAGTAAGGTATCGCAGGTACCTTGAGAGCGATGATGCATTAGTGAAAAAAGGGAAAA
The DNA window shown above is from Colletotrichum lupini chromosome 7, complete sequence and carries:
- a CDS encoding glycosyltransferase family 2, giving the protein MADIMNLFLPNLGFGWSPTAWMYLFIALWLHRYTRLLVNCVSHWVYKSKPIPANPTFTADDVTVIIPTIHNVFEELRPSLLSIIACNPRVLMLVTTSEKHASLEKLARSLPHPNVQVYSTPIANKRLQVCEALPKVTTKLTIMADDDVTWPSTMMPWILAPFEDPKIGGVGTCQRVKRVWDGPLSTRIFNWLGAAYIERRNFEISATHNLDGGTSCMSGRTGAYRSEILSSHDFLEGFKTEKWGKYILNADDDNFVTRWLVSHQWKTWIQYEKECELETTLENSTKFLYQCSRWARSNWRSNWTSLVRERYVLTQQPWCTYALHIATFTSLAFLFDPLIIFALWKGTADWDAEYRHQALWAQIIFVFGFTKVVKLVNLFRRNPSDILFLPVSILFGWAHGIIKLYALSTLKMTSWGSRADGDTNDDIRLTPRPKRAMSLTTPPGGQDLVRYRFERQMTEKVSDWHRPANEARRPQTVRMNTFPAKDIKAPHVTFSLLEHPTD